A single genomic interval of Sceloporus undulatus isolate JIND9_A2432 ecotype Alabama chromosome 2, SceUnd_v1.1, whole genome shotgun sequence harbors:
- the NAA80 gene encoding N-alpha-acetyltransferase 80: MGSVSEMLTLVPLHQRPDLLEACADLINEEWKRSRTSRLHSLQRSNDNFPMCLVLIRTQGSVEETAEEKLTKCQSQLLGHARLSRVIGQPNSLFVETVVVAKALRGKGYGRKLMEAVESYAKSRGFCHLHLTTHDKQHFYAHLGYHLSKPVHCAGFVSSLVPTEFLESVSQPQRDEEFPAESRRHNTSSGVNFPPLQPPASLSLSSACSGASPPPPLPPPPPLLPQPHSFHNSSFQTVRGQLNSSLFVPVPHSADSMSATTAPLPTPPLPPPPPPLVPPPMAPLPGQPNSCEPASSGPLGNKAQGQMFLETPYRDLKGRPIFWMEKAI; the protein is encoded by the coding sequence ATGGGCTCAGTTTCAGAAATGCTCACCTTGGTCCCTCTTCACCAGAGGCCTGATCTCCTGGAGGCCTGTGCTGACCTCATCAATGAAGAGTGGAAAAGGAGCAGGACCTCCCGCCTCCACTCCCTGCAGAGATCCAACGACAACTTCCCCATGTGCTTGGTGCTGATCAGGACTCAGGGATCAGTGGAAGAAACTGCTGAAGAGAAGTTGACCAAGTGTCAGTCTCAGCTCTTGGGTCATGCCCGGCTCTCCCGTGTCATTGGCCAGCCTAACAGCCTATTTGTGGAGACGGTGGTGGTTGCCAAGGCTCTCCGTGGGAAGGGTTATGGCAGGAAGCTGATGGAAGCTGTCGAGAGTTATGCCAAATCCCGAGGCTTTTGTCATTTGCACCTCACCACCCATGACAAGCAGCATTTTTATGCTCACCTGGGTTATCACTTGTCCAAGCCTGTTCACTGTGCAGGATTTGTGAGTTCCCTTGTCCCTACTGAATTTCTGGAGAgcgtctctcagcctcagcgtgATGAAGAATTCCCTGCAGAGTCCAGAAGGCATAATACAAGTTCTGGAGTCAATTTCCCTCCACTGCAACCTCCTGCATCCCTTTCTCTATCCTCTGCTTGTTCAGGAGCTTCTCCCCCACCTCCACTCCCACCTCCACCCCCTCTATTGCCACAACCCCATTCTTTCCATAACTCCTCTTTCCAGACGGTTAGAGGTCAACTTAATTCCTCTTTGTTTGTCCCTGTTCCTCATTCTGCTGACAGCATGAGTGCCACGACTGCCCCACtgcccactcctcctcttccaccaccaccaccacctcttgtGCCTCCACCAATGGCCCCTTTGCCAGGACAGCCAAATTCATGTGAACCTGCCTCTTCTGGCCCACTGGGGAACAAAGCCCAGGGACAGATGTTTCTAGAAACTCCATATCGTGACCTCAAAGGTCGGCCCATATTCTGGATGGAGAAGGCCAtctga
- the HYAL3 gene encoding hyaluronidase-3, with amino-acid sequence MIVNGVMWICLTFCLGAMQQLKAHNWKQKTAKPIVQREPFIVAWNLPTARCQERYGISLPLGVYGIIENKGNVFRGQNMTIFYKNQFGLYPYISPEGKWHNGGIPQSVPLEEHLARASKEITELLNHGFHGLAVVDWEEWRPLWRQNWGPKKVYRKTSEQWVRERYSGLSSWEQSYFAKIEFEQAARVLMETTLNMGKELRPQGLWGFYQFPDCFNDNWEKEDNYTGRCNPKEVQWNDQLMWLWKVSSALYPSIYLPPKLLESHHQHYIHHRLREALRVAQFGLKQPLPVLAYSRVSYRHSSRYLTEADLVYTIGESAALGAAGLVLWGDLSYSQSAESCKSLHNYITTTLGPYIINVTTAARMCSHQLCHGNGRCVRQHLGDLGAFLHLDRDWQDREIDFLYQDVLAWESFQCHCYPEWTGAWCERQQWTEPVKGPECNRVSQYYDIYDAEHDSNVIMSSNICPPSI; translated from the exons ATGATTGTGAATGGAGTTATGTGGATCTGCCTCACCTTCTGCCTTGGGGCCATGCAACAACTGAAAGCACATAACTGGAAACAGAAAACTGCCAAGCCCATCGTCCAGCGTGAGCCATTTATTGTAGCATGGAACTTGCCCACAGCCAGATGTCAAGAGCGGTATGGGATATCTCTGCCCCTTGGAGTCTATGGCATTATTGAGAACAAAGGCAATGTGTTTCGTGGCCAGAACATGacaattttttacaaaaatcagTTTGGACTCTATCCCTACATCTCCCCAGAGGGTAAGTGGCATAATGGGGGAATACCTCAGAGTGTCCCTTTGGAAGAACACCTAGCAAGGGCCTCAAAGGAAATTACAGAGCTCCTGAATCATGGTTTTCATGGTCTGGCAGTGGTGGACTGGGAGGAGTGGAGGCCTCTTTGGAGACAAAACTGGGGCCCCAAAAAAGTGTACAGGAAGACCTCTGAACAGTGGGTGCGGGAAAGGTATTCTGGCCTGTCCTCATGGGAACAATCTTACTTTGCTAAGATAGAGTTTGAACAGGCAGCTCGGGTGCTGATGGAAACCACACTAAATATGGGGAAAGAGCTGAGACCGCAGGGACTCTGGGGTTTCTACCAATTTCCGGACTGCTTCAATGACAACTGGGAGAAAGAGGATAACTACACAGGACGCTGCAACCCCAAAGAAGTCCAGTGGAATGATCAGCTTATGTGGCTGTGGAAGGTTTCCTCTGCTCTGTACCCCAGCATCTACCTCCCACCAAAGCTACTAGAGTCTCACCACCAGCATTACATTCACCACCGCCTGAGAGAGGCACTGCGGGTGGCACAGTTTGGCCTCAAGCAGCCCCTCCCAGTACTCGCCTATTCCAGAGTCTCCTATAGGCACTCTTCAAGGTACCTAACAGAG GCTGACCTGGTGTATACAATTGGAGAGAGTGCAGCACTTGGGGCTGCAGGGCTTGTGCTCTGGGGTGACCTCTCGTATTCTCAGTCAGCT GAGAGCTGCAAAAGCCTTCACAATTACATCACCACCACACTGGGGCCGTATATCATCAATGTCACCACTGCAGCACGCATGTGCAGCCACCAGCTCTGCCATGGGAATGGACGTTGTGTGAGACAGCACCTTGGTGATCTAGGAGCCTTCCTCCATCTGGACCGAGACTGGCAGGACAGGGAGATAGATTTCCTATACCAGGATGTGTTGGCTTGGGAGTCATTTCAGTGTCACTGCTATCCTGAATGGACTGGTGCCTGGTGTGAAAGACAACAGTGGACAGAGCCTGTCAAAGGACCAGAATGCAACCGAGTTTCACAGTATTATGATATTTATGATGCAGAACATGACAGCAATGTTATCATGAGCTCAAACATCTGTCCTCCCTCCATTTGA